A region of Rhodoferax potami DNA encodes the following proteins:
- a CDS encoding PAS and helix-turn-helix domain-containing protein: MDIDYRQAFDLAPVGLALSRNRTMIDCNQQLCDMFGATKDQLVGQSFQVLYPSADEFERLGARMAPLLNRNGTYADDRIMKRLDGRFKGETFWCHVSGRALNPSAPHEAGIWTFEDLSALRPVRAELTPREREVAAYLMQGQTSKQIGKTLEISHRTVEIYRARLMRKYKASTTADLVHKLMAS, from the coding sequence ATGGACATTGACTACCGCCAAGCTTTTGACCTTGCGCCCGTCGGGCTGGCGCTTTCGCGCAACCGCACCATGATCGACTGCAACCAGCAACTGTGCGACATGTTCGGGGCCACCAAAGACCAACTGGTAGGCCAGTCCTTCCAGGTGCTGTACCCCAGCGCCGACGAGTTTGAACGCCTCGGCGCGCGCATGGCCCCCTTGCTCAACCGCAATGGAACCTATGCAGATGACCGCATCATGAAACGACTCGACGGGCGCTTCAAAGGCGAGACTTTCTGGTGCCATGTGAGCGGCCGCGCCCTGAACCCCAGCGCCCCGCACGAGGCCGGCATCTGGACCTTTGAAGACCTGAGCGCCCTGCGCCCGGTGCGCGCAGAACTGACCCCGCGCGAGCGCGAAGTCGCGGCCTACCTGATGCAGGGCCAGACCTCCAAACAGATCGGCAAAACGCTGGAAATCAGCCACCGCACCGTCGAAATTTACCGCGCACGCCTGATGCGCAAGTACAAGGCATCGACCACCGCAGACCTGGTGCACAAGTTGATGGCCAGCTAA
- a CDS encoding methyl-accepting chemotaxis protein, with amino-acid sequence MDFLNRWTIKSRLGFGYALLGLAVLVVTIVALNALSKSQANFEKQVDQLDVIQALGNEVLDAANARAVFARNLVIAASDERVQYNKSLIEKAHRNVQTHIKELQAAVSQLDPPDTTLQLALDSIVKTESQYGPVALDITQLGANGQRNTAIAKINTECQPLLDQLISDIGKFNDTGKRISHANVERSKRDFGTLRISLMLTGALVVIIAAALGVATTRSIIRPLSAAMHATEAFTLGNLTQALHARGKDEISQLLNSLERMRSSLKQLVASVRQGADAVNTASSEIAQGNQDLSSRTESQASALEETAASMEELSSTVKLNAENASQANQLAQQASAVATRGGHAVTEVVHTMQGISDSSRKISDIISVIDGIAFQTNILALNAAVEAARAGEQGRGFAVVASEVRSLAGRSAEAAKEIKTLINDSVERVEKGRVIADEAGTTMDDVVQSIKRVTDIMGEISSASAEQSTGVAQVGDAVSQMDHATQQNAALVEQMAAAASSMQSQARELVSSVSVFKLD; translated from the coding sequence ATGGACTTTCTGAATCGCTGGACCATCAAGAGCCGCCTCGGTTTTGGCTACGCACTGTTGGGACTGGCAGTGCTGGTAGTAACGATAGTGGCCCTGAACGCATTGAGCAAATCACAGGCCAATTTCGAAAAACAGGTGGACCAACTCGATGTGATTCAAGCGCTGGGAAATGAAGTGCTGGACGCTGCCAACGCCCGCGCCGTCTTTGCGCGCAACCTCGTGATTGCAGCATCTGACGAGCGCGTTCAGTACAACAAAAGCTTGATCGAAAAAGCCCATAGAAATGTGCAAACGCACATTAAAGAGCTGCAAGCAGCGGTGTCGCAACTGGACCCGCCCGACACCACACTTCAGCTGGCCTTGGACAGTATTGTGAAAACCGAATCACAGTATGGTCCGGTAGCACTGGACATTACGCAGCTTGGTGCAAACGGACAACGGAACACGGCAATTGCCAAGATCAACACAGAGTGCCAACCCTTGCTCGACCAGCTGATCAGCGACATCGGGAAATTCAACGACACTGGCAAACGCATCAGCCATGCCAATGTGGAGAGGTCCAAGAGGGACTTCGGCACCTTGCGTATTTCGTTGATGCTGACTGGCGCATTGGTCGTGATCATTGCGGCTGCTCTCGGTGTTGCCACTACCCGCTCGATCATCCGACCTTTGAGTGCGGCCATGCACGCCACCGAAGCGTTCACCCTGGGTAACCTGACCCAAGCACTTCACGCCCGAGGCAAAGACGAAATTTCGCAGTTGCTAAATTCTCTGGAACGCATGCGCAGCAGCCTTAAACAACTGGTTGCTTCTGTCCGGCAGGGTGCTGACGCGGTAAACACCGCGAGCAGTGAAATTGCGCAGGGAAATCAGGATCTCTCCTCGCGCACCGAGAGCCAAGCCAGTGCATTGGAAGAGACGGCCGCGAGCATGGAGGAGCTGTCTTCCACAGTCAAACTGAATGCCGAAAACGCCTCGCAAGCCAATCAATTGGCCCAACAGGCATCTGCAGTTGCCACTCGTGGCGGACATGCGGTCACTGAGGTGGTCCACACGATGCAGGGCATTAGCGACAGCTCACGCAAGATTTCTGACATCATTTCTGTGATCGACGGCATCGCCTTCCAGACCAACATTCTTGCCTTGAACGCCGCCGTAGAGGCCGCACGCGCCGGCGAGCAAGGGAGGGGCTTTGCCGTCGTGGCCAGCGAGGTTCGATCACTGGCAGGACGCTCGGCAGAAGCTGCCAAGGAAATTAAAACCCTGATCAACGACAGCGTGGAGCGCGTTGAAAAAGGCCGCGTCATCGCCGATGAGGCAGGCACCACGATGGACGATGTCGTGCAGAGCATCAAGCGGGTAACAGACATCATGGGGGAAATCAGCTCCGCCAGTGCAGAGCAAAGCACGGGGGTCGCCCAAGTCGGTGATGCCGTGTCGCAAATGGACCATGCCACCCAACAAAATGCAGCGCTGGTTGAACAAATGGCCGCTGCCGCCAGCAGCATGCAAAGTCAGGCCCGAGAGCTGGTGAGCTCTGTCTCGGTCTTCAAGTTGGACTGA
- a CDS encoding IclR family transcriptional regulator domain-containing protein, with amino-acid sequence MTTELALRPPIAGIDAPALEKKDWIAGLEKGLGLIEAFDDAHQRMTASQAGERCGMTRTAARRYLLTLQYLGYVASDGKLFWLTPRVLRIGQSYLESARLPRVVQPFLQRVTAGTQEIAYVSVLDGDEIVYIARNGSNRPMSTGYVLGSRVQAQVTSAGMLILAMRDPAWLEDWLQQQTFKAYTSHTIASKDRMRVELARIRQQGWAVSEQQLEMNYRGVAVPLIDRHGALMGALNVTMPMGNESTDDAVRRVLPVLQETARAMRNLI; translated from the coding sequence ATGACTACTGAACTTGCCTTGCGCCCGCCCATTGCCGGCATTGACGCGCCCGCTCTGGAAAAGAAAGACTGGATTGCCGGCCTGGAGAAGGGCTTGGGGCTGATCGAGGCTTTTGATGATGCGCACCAGCGCATGACGGCCAGCCAGGCGGGCGAGCGTTGTGGCATGACGCGCACCGCCGCCCGCCGCTACCTACTGACCTTGCAGTACCTGGGCTATGTGGCGAGTGATGGCAAGCTGTTTTGGCTCACGCCGCGTGTGCTGCGCATCGGGCAGTCGTACTTGGAGTCAGCCCGCCTGCCCCGGGTGGTGCAGCCGTTTTTGCAGCGGGTGACTGCCGGCACCCAAGAGATTGCCTATGTGAGTGTGTTGGACGGCGACGAGATCGTCTACATCGCCCGCAACGGCAGCAACCGGCCCATGAGTACCGGCTATGTGCTGGGCTCGCGGGTGCAGGCGCAGGTCACGTCGGCAGGCATGTTGATCTTGGCCATGCGCGACCCGGCATGGCTCGAAGACTGGCTGCAGCAGCAAACCTTCAAGGCCTATACCTCGCACACGATTGCCAGCAAAGACCGGATGCGGGTCGAGCTCGCCCGCATTCGCCAGCAGGGCTGGGCGGTGTCAGAGCAGCAGTTGGAAATGAACTACCGCGGTGTAGCGGTGCCGTTGATTGACCGCCACGGGGCCCTGATGGGAGCGCTCAACGTCACCATGCCCATGGGCAACGAGAGCACCGATGATGCAGTCCGCCGCGTGTTGCCGGTGTTGCAGGAAACCGCACGCGCCATGCGCAACCTGATTTAG
- a CDS encoding 4-hydroxyphenylpyruvate dioxygenase: protein MANTPRPSGADREHIDEGPNPLGLEGIEFIEYATSKPQALGQVLEAMGFRPIARHRSREVLLYRQGDINVIVNAHGRGAALTEKPVIAAIALRVQDASAAYKRALARGAWAVPVQVEVMELHIPAVHGVGNSRIYFVDRHREFSIYDVDFTPVPVVDKNPPAITGLHFFGVVQYIGNDRSDDWTEFYSALFGFTALEPETRFGILPKGRILQSPCKTFYLQLIEPEPGVLDVEDDECFQRVGLGTPDVQATVAALRQRGVDFVPSKDPAQDSKGALTRPTMGNAMFELVHHTRG, encoded by the coding sequence ATGGCCAATACCCCACGCCCCAGCGGCGCAGACCGCGAACACATTGACGAAGGCCCCAACCCCTTGGGTCTGGAAGGCATTGAGTTCATTGAGTACGCCACCTCCAAGCCACAGGCGCTGGGCCAGGTGCTGGAGGCCATGGGATTCCGCCCCATCGCCCGCCACCGCTCGCGTGAAGTGCTGCTCTACCGCCAGGGCGATATCAACGTCATCGTCAACGCCCACGGCCGTGGCGCAGCGCTGACCGAAAAACCGGTGATCGCCGCCATCGCCCTGCGGGTGCAAGATGCGTCTGCCGCCTACAAGCGGGCCTTGGCCCGTGGTGCCTGGGCCGTGCCAGTGCAAGTCGAAGTGATGGAACTGCACATTCCCGCGGTGCATGGCGTGGGCAACAGCCGCATTTACTTTGTAGACCGCCACCGCGAATTCTCGATTTACGACGTGGACTTCACGCCCGTACCTGTAGTCGACAAGAACCCGCCGGCCATCACCGGCCTGCACTTCTTCGGTGTGGTGCAGTACATCGGCAATGACCGCAGCGATGACTGGACCGAGTTTTACAGCGCCCTCTTCGGCTTTACCGCCCTGGAGCCCGAGACCCGCTTCGGCATCTTGCCCAAGGGGCGCATTCTGCAAAGCCCTTGCAAAACCTTTTACCTGCAACTCATCGAGCCCGAGCCAGGTGTCCTGGATGTGGAAGACGACGAATGCTTCCAGCGCGTGGGCCTGGGTACCCCGGATGTGCAAGCCACCGTAGCGGCCTTGCGCCAGCGCGGTGTGGACTTTGTGCCCAGCAAAGACCCGGCGCAAGACAGCAAGGGCGCGCTCACCCGCCCCACCATGGGTAACGCCATGTTTGAGCTGGTTCACCACACTCGGGGCTGA
- a CDS encoding sugar phosphate isomerase/epimerase family protein, with protein sequence MSQFEGKFDDFGMDTITLAGPLKAKLDAMKAAGFTQVMLLARDLVSHPEGWRAAVQEVKDSGLRVTGFQVLRDFEGLSGHLHDYKVDIAKSMMEMCAALDCRVMLACSSTSTHATGDTDKLVQDLRKLAMLAIPMNIKIAFEALSWGRNVNEFPQAWDLISQADMPNLGLGFDSFHLFATKTPLDELEILDPSKIFLVQLADFMWNEIKTVEERITTARTFRVFPGEGVHSEALAELVLKLHQLGYRGDYSFEVFNDDYQQMPLETVAARARRAALWLGEDVLRRSVPLPNQMRLRQALA encoded by the coding sequence ATGAGCCAATTTGAAGGCAAATTTGACGACTTCGGGATGGACACCATCACGCTGGCCGGGCCCCTGAAGGCCAAGCTGGACGCCATGAAGGCGGCCGGCTTCACCCAGGTGATGCTGCTGGCCCGTGATCTGGTGAGCCACCCCGAGGGCTGGCGCGCCGCGGTGCAAGAGGTCAAGGACAGTGGCCTGCGCGTGACCGGGTTTCAGGTGCTGCGCGACTTTGAGGGCCTCTCCGGCCACCTGCACGATTACAAGGTCGACATCGCCAAAAGCATGATGGAGATGTGCGCGGCCCTCGACTGCCGCGTCATGCTGGCCTGCTCCAGCACCTCCACCCACGCCACCGGTGACACCGACAAACTGGTGCAGGACCTGCGCAAGCTGGCCATGCTGGCAATTCCGATGAACATCAAAATCGCGTTCGAGGCCCTGTCCTGGGGCCGCAACGTGAATGAGTTTCCCCAAGCGTGGGACCTCATTAGCCAAGCCGACATGCCCAATTTGGGTCTGGGCTTTGACTCCTTCCACCTGTTTGCCACCAAGACCCCGTTGGACGAGCTGGAGATCCTGGACCCCAGCAAGATCTTTCTGGTGCAGCTGGCTGACTTCATGTGGAACGAAATCAAAACCGTCGAGGAGCGCATCACCACGGCGCGCACCTTCCGCGTGTTCCCCGGCGAAGGCGTGCACAGCGAGGCTCTGGCAGAACTCGTGCTCAAGCTGCACCAGCTGGGTTATCGCGGTGACTACAGCTTTGAGGTGTTTAACGACGACTACCAGCAAATGCCGCTGGAAACCGTGGCTGCCCGCGCGCGCCGCGCCGCGCTGTGGCTGGGTGAAGATGTGCTGCGCCGCTCGGTGCCGCTACCCAACCAGATGCGCCTACGCCAAGCGCTGGCCTGA
- a CDS encoding 3-carboxy-cis,cis-muconate cycloisomerase: MSSVLDDFLYAPEVLESFGAQRFVAAMLRVEAALAQAQAEHSVIPADAAVSIVDTCKVELFDAARIVRDSASCGSLAVPLIKSLRDTVGLFNPAAVAFVHYGCTKQDLIDTTMALITQQVLAVTRGYVETCMAALAQQPELAVTIAPLRRALQRLDASSAAALAVQLGGTLSARPAHGPAVQAALARHLKLSIPDAPWDTQRDAWVALGCDVALLIGSLGTLASAMVQRSPGTEPCAGSLTALAMARRSPQRVAGLLSSMPHAFERTLGFWQSDQSDWTQLLMSAHASAWGLAKSLQKT; encoded by the coding sequence ATGAGCAGTGTGCTGGACGATTTTTTGTATGCGCCCGAGGTGCTGGAGTCCTTCGGGGCCCAGCGTTTTGTGGCCGCCATGCTGCGGGTAGAAGCCGCACTCGCGCAGGCCCAGGCCGAGCACAGCGTGATACCTGCGGATGCGGCGGTATCCATCGTCGACACCTGCAAGGTCGAGCTGTTTGACGCCGCCCGCATCGTGCGCGACAGCGCCAGCTGCGGCAGTTTGGCGGTTCCTTTGATCAAGAGCCTGCGCGATACGGTCGGGCTCTTCAACCCGGCGGCGGTCGCCTTTGTGCACTACGGGTGCACCAAGCAAGACCTGATCGACACCACCATGGCGCTGATCACACAGCAGGTGTTGGCAGTCACCCGTGGCTATGTGGAAACCTGCATGGCGGCGCTGGCGCAACAACCCGAACTGGCGGTAACGATAGCGCCCTTGCGCCGCGCACTCCAACGCCTGGATGCCAGCTCAGCCGCTGCACTGGCGGTGCAGCTGGGCGGCACCCTGAGCGCCCGGCCCGCGCACGGCCCCGCGGTGCAAGCCGCGCTGGCCCGGCACCTCAAATTGTCTATCCCCGATGCGCCATGGGATACCCAGCGTGACGCCTGGGTAGCATTGGGCTGCGATGTGGCTCTGCTGATCGGCAGCTTGGGCACGCTGGCCAGCGCCATGGTGCAGCGCTCGCCCGGCACAGAGCCCTGTGCCGGAAGCTTGACCGCTCTGGCCATGGCGCGCCGCAGCCCGCAGCGGGTGGCGGGCTTGCTGAGCTCCATGCCCCATGCGTTCGAGCGCACCCTGGGCTTCTGGCAATCCGATCAGAGCGACTGGACCCAGTTGCTGATGTCGGCGCACGCCAGTGCCTGGGGTTTGGCCAAATCGCTACAAAAAACATAG
- a CDS encoding helix-turn-helix domain-containing protein, with protein sequence MPRSTRSTACTNECVLKKTHSPDTAPVEMNKINYKQIVGKRVRGLRQNAELSQEVLSERCGIFRTYLSRIESGAANPTLLVLVALADSLGVPPSELLTKD encoded by the coding sequence ATGCCACGCAGCACGCGCTCAACCGCTTGTACGAATGAATGTGTTTTAAAAAAAACACATTCGCCGGACACTGCGCCGGTGGAAATGAACAAGATCAATTACAAACAAATCGTCGGGAAGCGCGTCAGGGGATTACGGCAAAACGCCGAACTGTCTCAGGAAGTTTTGTCGGAACGATGCGGAATATTCCGCACCTACTTGAGCCGGATCGAGTCCGGCGCTGCCAATCCCACCTTGCTGGTACTGGTCGCCCTCGCAGACTCTTTGGGTGTACCGCCCTCAGAGCTACTAACCAAAGATTGA